From one Liolophura sinensis isolate JHLJ2023 chromosome 10, CUHK_Ljap_v2, whole genome shotgun sequence genomic stretch:
- the LOC135476952 gene encoding beta-porphyranase A-like, with the protein MPVHVKQQQAQQDPHRKGYADPKYFLNPTMEGKVGTKYFANVKGYGLDLDTVMELKEKNWPPWMNTSLHKGTFPNNLDAGADMILLLMEAVSRFTGGHVPPFFEVINEPGTLFATVHWSDIIKYHQLVVTKLKKKFPAMKIGGPTNTGAIQNADRHDFKIWKKLRDFMDMSLNLLDFFSFHAYNHVHKNGDTHAWSGINEARLVAVIDLIESYAWHKKGRSVPLIVSEYGLGGDNVKIDTQSDFDEWAFAYMHNSHMSTYLNFRGDIDRTIAFLLSKSVNFASASLFRHGDYTHVAKAYQFWHHFNESHKFLRVHSEFNNDERRISPLALVNTHKKEIDVILHSYHQTPERVKIKFEKHWAHAPSVSSTCFYLNSHRTPVLLEDQTISFEDNVFTLPAEASCYVSIKSTYNFKTIPTVHEHTYYATEMVIPINSHTVLTTVNIRSLGAVRYAFLRIGVSMSDKTAETKPKTVQVNGHTVTSSYMQFGPGGQYMETLWDVYVFEVPTRTLKQHSNAVQLIFAQKGGYVSTVAIVAGNVPGDGSIIG; encoded by the exons ATGCCAGTCCATGTGAAACAGCAGCAG GCACAACAAGATCCTCATCGCAAAGGTTATGCCGAtccaaaatattttctaaacCCCACAATGGAGGGAAAAGTTGGAACCAAGTATTTTGCTAATGTCAAGGGTTATGGCCTTGACCTGGATACTGTCATGGAACTGAAAG AGAAGAATTGGCCTCCCTGGATGAACACGTCGCTCCACAAAGGTACGTTCCCCAACAACCTGGACGCCGGGGCGGACATGATTCTTCTGTTGATGGAAGCCGTTAGTCGCTTTACAGGTGGTCACGTCCCACCGTTCTTTGAAGTCATCAACGAACCAGGGACTCTCTTTGCTACTGTTCATTGGTCAGACATTATTAAATATCATCAACTCGTTGTCACGaaactgaaaaagaagtttCCTGCCATGAAAATCGGTGGGCCGACTAATACAGGAGCCATACAAAATGCAGATCGTCATGATTTCAAGATCTGGAAGAAACTCAGAGATTTCATGGACATGTCTTTGAACCTTCTGGATTTTTTCTCCTTCCATGCTTACAATCACGTCCACAAAAATGGAGACACGCATGCGTGGAGCGGGATTAACGAAGCTCGTCTGGTCGCCGTCATTGACCTAATTGAGAGCTACGCCTGGCACAAGAAAGGGCGATCTGTTCCCCTGATAGTCAGTGAATACGGTCTTGGGGGTGACAATGTGAAGATTGACACACAGTCAGATTTCGACGAATGGGCGTTTGCTTATATGCACAATTCCCACATGTCCACTTACTTGAACTTCCGGGGCGATATAGACAGAACTATCGCTTTTCTGTTGAGTAAGAGTGTTAATTTCGCCAGCGCAAGTTTATTTCGACATGGCGACTATACTCACGTTGCGAAAGCATATCAGTTCTGGCATCACTTCAATGAAAGCCATAAATTCCTACGCGTGCACAGCGAATTTAACAACGACGAAAGACGCATTTCTCCCTTGGCCCTGGTCAACACACACAAGAAGGAGATAGACGTCATTCTTCACAGTTACCATCAAACTCCAGAACGTGTGAAGATCAAATTTGAGAAGCACTGGGCGCATGCTCCCTCGGTCAGTTCCACCTGTTTCTACCTGAATTCGCATAGAACACCTGTTTTGTTAGAGGACCAGACCATTTCCTTCGAGGATAACGTTTTTACCCTTCCAGCTGAGGCCTCGTGCTACGTCTCCATCAAGTCCACATACAACTTCAAAACTATCCCCACCGTCCATGAGCACACCTACTATGCTACCGAAATGGTAATACCTATAAACAGTCACACAGTCCTCACCACTGTCAACATACGTTCACTGGGCGCTGTGAGATACGCATTTCTCCGTATAGGCGTTAGCATGAGCGACAAAACGGCCGAAACTAAACCCAAGACAGTCCAAGTCAATGGTCACACAGTCACATCGAGCTACATGCAGTTTGGACCAGGCGGGCAATACATGGAAACGTTGTGGGATGTCTACGTATTTGAGGTGCCTACCAGAACCTTGAAACAGCATTCCAACGCGGTTCAGCTTATATTTGCCCAAAAGGGCGGTTACGTCTCTACCGTGGCCATCGTGGCAGGGAATGTACCAGGAGATGGGAGCATCATCGGTTGA